A genome region from Glycine max cultivar Williams 82 chromosome 5, Glycine_max_v4.0, whole genome shotgun sequence includes the following:
- the LOC102659624 gene encoding probable xyloglucan glycosyltransferase 5 isoform X2, which yields MKETQKSTPVVVTMENPTFSVVEINGVDAAFRPVEKTRSKNAKQVTWFLFLKAYHAIGCVTWFATVLWSLMGAKRKRLIDREGVTLESEKMEKGKVLFTVIKVFLVSSLVVLVFEVVAYLQGWHFGNPSLHIPRAADLEGLMHLVYVAWLRFRGEYIAPPMQALSKFCIVLFLIQSVDRMVLCFGCFWIKYKRIKPKIDGDALKVDDIEGSACSHPMVLVQIPMCNEREV from the coding sequence ATGAAGGAGACTCAGAAGAGTACCCCAGTTGTGGTGACAATGGAGAACCCCACTTTCTCGGTTGTGGAGATTAATGGTGTTGATGCTGCATTCAGGCCAGTGGAGAAAACCCGCAGCAAGAATGCTAAGCAAGTCACATGGTTCTTGTTTCTCAAGGCTTACCATGCTATTGGTTGTGTAACTTGGTTTGCCACAGTTTTGTGGTCTTTGATGGGAGCTAAAAGGAAGAGGTTGATTGATAGGGAGGGTGTGACCTTGGAGAGTGAGAAAATGGAAAAGGGGAAGGTGCTGTTTACGGTCATCAAGGTGTTCCTTGTGAGTTCTTTGGTGGTTCTGGTGTTTGAGGTGGTGGCTTATTTGCAAGGTTGGCATTTTGGGAATCCCAGTTTGCACATTCCTCGTGCCGCAGATTTGGAAGGCTTGATGCACTTGGTTTATGTTGCTTGGCTGAGGTTCCGTGGCGAGTACATTGCTCCACCAATGCAGGCACTTTCAAAGTTTTGTATTGTTCTGTTTCTTATACAGTCAGTGGACCGTATGGTGCTTTGCTTTGGGTGCTTTTGGATAAAGTACAAGCGGATTAAGCCTAAGATTGATGGGGATGCCCTCAAGGTTGATGATATTGAAGGATCTGCGTGTAGCCATCCAATGGTTCTGGTTCAGATTCCCATGTGTAATGAGAGGGAGGTATGA
- the LOC102659624 gene encoding probable xyloglucan glycosyltransferase 5 isoform X1, protein MAPSFDFSNRWMKETQKSTPVVVTMENPTFSVVEINGVDAAFRPVEKTRSKNAKQVTWFLFLKAYHAIGCVTWFATVLWSLMGAKRKRLIDREGVTLESEKMEKGKVLFTVIKVFLVSSLVVLVFEVVAYLQGWHFGNPSLHIPRAADLEGLMHLVYVAWLRFRGEYIAPPMQALSKFCIVLFLIQSVDRMVLCFGCFWIKYKRIKPKIDGDALKVDDIEGSACSHPMVLVQIPMCNEREV, encoded by the coding sequence ATGGCTCCAAGCTTTGATTTTTCCAATAGGTGGATGAAGGAGACTCAGAAGAGTACCCCAGTTGTGGTGACAATGGAGAACCCCACTTTCTCGGTTGTGGAGATTAATGGTGTTGATGCTGCATTCAGGCCAGTGGAGAAAACCCGCAGCAAGAATGCTAAGCAAGTCACATGGTTCTTGTTTCTCAAGGCTTACCATGCTATTGGTTGTGTAACTTGGTTTGCCACAGTTTTGTGGTCTTTGATGGGAGCTAAAAGGAAGAGGTTGATTGATAGGGAGGGTGTGACCTTGGAGAGTGAGAAAATGGAAAAGGGGAAGGTGCTGTTTACGGTCATCAAGGTGTTCCTTGTGAGTTCTTTGGTGGTTCTGGTGTTTGAGGTGGTGGCTTATTTGCAAGGTTGGCATTTTGGGAATCCCAGTTTGCACATTCCTCGTGCCGCAGATTTGGAAGGCTTGATGCACTTGGTTTATGTTGCTTGGCTGAGGTTCCGTGGCGAGTACATTGCTCCACCAATGCAGGCACTTTCAAAGTTTTGTATTGTTCTGTTTCTTATACAGTCAGTGGACCGTATGGTGCTTTGCTTTGGGTGCTTTTGGATAAAGTACAAGCGGATTAAGCCTAAGATTGATGGGGATGCCCTCAAGGTTGATGATATTGAAGGATCTGCGTGTAGCCATCCAATGGTTCTGGTTCAGATTCCCATGTGTAATGAGAGGGAGGTATGA